In Tubulanus polymorphus chromosome 2, tnTubPoly1.2, whole genome shotgun sequence, a single window of DNA contains:
- the LOC141898739 gene encoding coiled-coil-helix-coiled-coil-helix domain-containing protein 2-like — MPRRRSSPMGGMRGAPSRAPPKMQYRQPPAPAQRLPARAPAASPTPAAPTQSAGPGLFGQMAATAGGVAIGSAVGHMIGNSLSGGRQEVEAAPPQQIQQYQDVPQQQQYQGRVCEFEMKQFMDCAQNQHDLSLCQAFNESLRQCKLANGLQ; from the exons ATGCCGCGAAGAAGATCATCTCCAATGGGTGGAATGAGAGGAGCCCCGAG ccgTGCTCCACCAAAGATGCAGTACCGTCAACCACCTGCGCCTGCTCAGAGGTTGCCTGCAAGGGCCCCTGCGGCTTCCCCTACCCCGGCAGCCCCGACGCAATCGGCCGGTCCTGGATTATTTGGACAGATGGCGGCGACTGCTGGTGGAGTGGCCATTGGTTCAGCTGTG GGACATATGATAGGTAATTCACTCAGTGGTGGAAGGCAAGAAGTCGAAGCTGCTCCTCCTCAGCAGATTCAGCAATATCAAGATGTACCTCAGCAACAGCAATATCAGGGAAGAGTTTGCGAATTCGAGATGAAACAATTCATGGACTGCGCCCAAAATCAACACGATTTATCATTGTGTCAAGCTTTTAACGAATCTTTGCGACAATGTAAATTAGCTAATG GTCTTCAGTAA
- the LOC141898576 gene encoding carboxypeptidase D-like isoform X1 has protein sequence MLPKKMQTVISASRVYSCSCSVRPLVYIFVTLWLISSQTTNSKNIADTAIDTSHYHHYDELTRLLKSYAVKHATIAKLHTIGKSSRGRELWAIQITDNINTVEAGEPMFKYVGNMHGNEVISRQILIYLIQHLLDNYEHDPAVKDLVDSTNIYIMPSMNPDGFETATVGDCTGVRGRRNGQNVDLNRNFPDQYENNSRKVYAPETVAMMNWITRNKFVLSANLHGGSVVASYPYDDSKSHEESGYYSPAPDDAVFKHLATVYSQNHRTMHTEVECFRGEKFKGGITNGAHWYDVPGGMQDFNYLHSNCMEITIELSCCKYPLPGNLTTEWRNNKPALLAYMHEVHKGVKGYVVDSTNQNPIENATISVKGINHKLLTASHGDYWRILVPGTYEITASKNGYDSVTKNVEVKSGKAVEINFKLNSKLNNSNVRGSSAVNVGEQVADAATKKFIASLKNVSDYSHHERLKLIEPTVFKHHNHAEMMAFMKKYHEKCPTISRLYSVGKSVVGRNLEVFEISSHPGKHEPGEPEFKYVGNMHGNEVVGREVLLLLIQTLCENYGKNDFITYLIDHTRIHIMPSMNPDGHEIAQVGDVQGEYGRANQNGVDLNRNFPDRFPAVARHALEPETKAVMNWMKSIPFVLSANLHGGSLVANYPYDDTESGTSVYAKCPDDKTFQILAESYSLAHSKMHGGKPCPNLFPNEYFTDGITNGAKWYSIHGSMQDWNYLHTNCFEVTLELGCVKYPLAKDMQKYWNANKYSLLVFMGQIHKGVKGFVMSLTTGKGIPEAEVRVKGINHVISSAKDGDYWRLLAPGIYEITASALGYQSVTHKVNVTDKGAVQVNFTLEKDTSLIAWSEHHDFNITENLQFKYTQYQSALVELDHLAKQNPTIFKYSVLGKSSSSTNDISLFELAENVNSVEDKVERAHVGIIGGLNDEVFGYEMIVRLVRHFATGYSKRSEEILDMLNKTHLYLIPLANPDITNKLTQGNCSSHSNKFNGLKNLFDKQTKVALPKEYNVLVKFLNDYPLHMVVSLEAGALAMRIPYDQKQRNSFGKSTSSTDDDAVFEMLAQTYVDRHPNMKSGGRCNVKPAKGGIFHGANHQPLSNSVMDFMYIKNDCFMLAAHISCCNYPSGSHLPYIWNENLLSLKQIIKKSQQAVKGQILDERGFPLNKAVLKLGNREHNVTVNKFGEYYRILTKGDHLINIVADGYNPLVKKVEIEADESTQLNTRLSKEINMMSYHNYTQMTKLLYKIYKTHEKIVDLRSLGKSVKGNEIWSVEISSRPGIHETGEPEIQFVGNVRGDEVVGREILLQFIDYLTSNYNKDDEITALIDSTRIHIIPSLNPDGADLAKEGVCSGKPDNANGIDLSTSFPTLNDVYYGQVDFTNSSGQLQPEIMALLSLSSKNPFLLSIAFQGATLVAAYPYFAPFNDTDGSLSHPTADDEILKSIAASYANKHPTMNLGKPSCPQQPGQSFKGGIVNGAEWESETGTLQDFMYQMYGTLPIAIAPDCCAYPKSNSLPRIWNMHKASLITMLKQAHRGIKGIVKDKKGNALRGAHVRFEGVKKDAKTSTQGDYWKYVLPGTYKVTAALFGYGPVSKTVEVKAGHVVHLDFMLEIDSFILGTGPIVVLAVSVTALMLVVVLLVILTMVRRWGAQPVTYKQLNTNGYPDEANGINGGQKKSLLTNEYHDDSSSEDDVYFSRRS, from the exons ATGCTGCCAAAAAAAATGCAGACAGTGATCTCAGCATCCAGAGTGTACAGTTGTAGTTGCAGTGTTCGGCCTcttgtgtatatatttgtaactTTGTGGCTGATTTCCAGTCAAACTACGAACAGTAAGAATATCGCAGATACAGCTATCGACACTTCGCACTACCATCATTACGACGAGTTAACGCGACTTTTAAAATCGTACGCCGTGAAACACGCGACGATCGCCAAGCTACACACGATCGGTAAAAGCAGCCGAGGTCGCGAATTATGGGCGATTCAAATAACGGACAATATAAATACGGTGGAAGCCGGTGAACCGATGTTTAAATACGTCGGAAATATGCACGGAAACGAGGTGATCTCTCGGCAGATTCTGATTTATCTCATCCAGCATTTATTGGATAACTACGAACACGATCCGGCCGTGAAAGATTTAGTCGATTCGACGAATATTTATATAATGCCGTCGATGAATCCGGACGGTTTCGAAACGGCCACCGTCGGAGATTGCACCGGCGTTCGCGGCCGGCGCAACGGACAAAACGTCGATTTGAACCGTAATTTCCCCGATCAGTACGAGAATAATTCGCGAAAAGTTTACGCGCCCGAAACGGTAGCCATGATGAATTGGATTACGCGTAATAAGTTTGTGTTATCGGCGAATCTTCACGGAGGTAGCGTAGTCGCTAGTTATCCGTACGACGATTCGAAATCGCACGAGGAATCCGGTTATTACAGCCCCGCTCCTGACGACGCCGTTTTTAAGCATCTGGCGACGGTTTATTCGCAGAATCACCGGACGATGCACACCGAGGTGGAATGTTTTAGAGGAGAAAAGTTTAAAGGTGGAATTACGAATGGCGCGCATTGGTATGATGTACCAG GTGGTATGCAAGACTTCAATTATCTGCACAGTAACTGTATGGAGATTACTATCGAGTTATCGTGTTGTAAATATCCTTTGCCCGGTAATCTTACTACCGAATGGCGTAACAACAAACCTGCGCTCCTGGCCTACATGCACGAA GTTCACAAAGGTGTTAAAGGTTATGTAGTTGATTCAACAAATCAGAATCCTATAGAAAATGCCACGATCTCGGTGAAAGGAATCAATCACAAACTTTTGACGGCCTCGCACGGGGATTACTGGCGTATTTTAGTTCCTGGTACTTACGAAATAACCGCCTCTAAAAATGG gtATGACAGCGTGACGAAGAATGTTGAAGTTAAATCAGGAAAAGCggttgaaataaatttcaaactgAATTCGAAACTGAATAATTCTAATGTACGAGGATCATCAGCAGTCAACGTGGG AGAACAAGTTGCTGATGCGGCTACTAAGAAATTCATTGCTTCTCTGAAAAATGTTTCCGATTATTCGCACCACGAAAGACTCAAGTTGATCGAGCCTACCGTATTCAAACACCATAACCACGCAGAAATGATGGCGTTCATGAAAAAATACCACGAAAAATGTCCGACAATATCGCGACTTTATTCGGTCGGAAAGTCAGTCGTTGGACGCAATTTAGAAGTGTTCGAAATATCCAGCCATCCCGGCAAACATGAACCAG GTGAACCAGAGTTTAAATACGTCGGAAATATGCACGGCAACGAAGTGGTCGGTCGCGAAGTCTTACTCTTACTGATCCAAACTTTGTGTGAGAATTAcggaaaaaatgatttcattacgTATTTAATCGACCACACGCGCATTCATATAATGCCGAGCATGAACCCGGACGGGCACGAGATCGCGCAGGTCGGCGACGTTCAAGGCGAATACGGCCGCGCGAATCAGAACGGCGTCGATTTGAATCGTAATTTTCCCGACCGGTTTCCGGCGGTCGCTCGACACGCCCTCGAACCCGAAACTAAGGCCGTCATGAACTGGATGAAATCGATTCCGTTTGTTTTATCAGCGAATCTCCACGGCGGATCGCTCGTCGCCAATTATCCGTACGACGATACCGAATCGGGAACCAGCGTGTACGCTAAATGTCCCGACGATAAAACCTTTCAAATTTTAGCTGAATCTTATTCACTG GCTCATTCCAAAATGCATGGTGGTAAACCCTGTCCGAACCTTTTTCCAAATGAATACTTCACTGACGGCATTACTAACGGAGCTAAGTGGTACAGCATACATG GCAGTATGCAGGACTGGAATTATCTGCATACAAATTGCTTCGAGGTGACTCTTGAACTCGGCTGCGTCAAATACCCACTCGCGAAAGATATGCAGAAATACTGGAACGCGAATAAGTACTCGTTGCTCGTATTCATGGGTCAGATTCATAAAGGAGTGAAAGGGTTCGTGATGTCGCTGACCACTGGCAAGGGAATACCGGAAGCCGAAGTACGGGTTAAAGGAATTAATCATGTAATCAGCTCGGCAAAAGATGGGGATTATTGGAGGTTATTAGCTCCTGGTATTTATGAAATCACTGCCTCTGCACTTGG GTATCAAAGCGTCACTCATAAAGTGAATGTGACGGACAAAGGCGCGGTACAAGTGAACTTCACGCTAGAAAAAGATACGTCGTTAATTGCCTGGTCAGAACACCACGATTTCAACATCACCGAAAATCTTCAATTCAAATACACGCAATATCAGTCAGCGCTCGTAGAATTGGATCATCTCGCCAAACAGAACCCgacgatattcaaatattcagtACTCGGAAAATCTTCGTCGTCGACGAATGATATTTCGCTGTTTGAATTAGCGGAGAATGTGAATTCGGTTGAGGATAAAGTCGAACGTGCGCATGTAGGAATTATTGGTGGATTGAACGATGAGGTTTTCGGATATGAGATGATTGTTAGACTCGTACGACATTTTGCCACAG GTTACTCCAAACGTTCCGAAGAAATTCTGGACATGTTGAATAAAACTCATTTATATCTGATACCGTTGGCAAACCCAGATATAACGAATAAACTGACCCAGGGTAATTGTAGCAGTCATTCGAACAAATTCAACGGACTGAAAAATCTGTTCGACAAGCAAACTAAG GTTGCGCTTCCAAAAGAATATAATGTACTTGTGAAGTTCCTGAATGACTATCCACTGCATATGGTAGTTAGTCTGGAGGCCGGGGCTCTGGCAATGAG AATTCCCTACGATCAGAAACAAAGAAACTCGTTCGGTAAATCGACGTCAAGCACCGATGATGACGCTGTTTTTGAAATGCTCGCTCAGACGTACGTCGATAGACATCCGAACATGAAATCCGGCGGTCGATGCAATGTTAAACCGGCTAAGGGAGGAATATTCCACGGAGCCAATCACCAACCGCTTTCAAATTCAGTCATGGATTTCATGTACATAAAGAATGACTGTTTCATG TTAGCAGCCCATATTTCGTGCTGTAACTATCCAAGTGGCTCGCACTTGCCGTATATATGGAATGAGAATTTACTGTCGCTGAAACAGATCATCAAAAAGTCGCAACAAG CGGTAAAAGGACAGATATTAGATGAGAGAGGATTCCCGTTGAATAAAGCCGTATTAAAACTGGGTAATCGTGAACATAACGTAACGGTGAATAAATTTGGAGAGTACTATCGCATCTTGACGAAAGGCGATCATCTTATAAATATCGTAGCAGATG GTTATAATCCGCTCGTGAAAAAAGTCGAAATCGAAGCGGACGAAAGTACACAGCTCAACACTCGACTTTCTAAAGAGATTAATATGATGTCTTACCACAATTACACGCAGATGACTAAACTTCTGTATAAGATATACAAAACGCATGAAAAGATCGTTGATCTGAGAAG TCTCGGGAAATCAGTAAAAGGTAATGAAATATGGTCCGTAGAAATCAGCAGTCGTCCGGGAATACACGAGACCGGAGAGCCGGAAATACAGTTCGTCGGTAATGTTCGCGGCGATGAAGTCGTCGGTCGCGAGATTCTACTGCAGTTCATCGATTATCTCACTTCGAACTACAAcaaagatgatgaaataacAGCA ttgattgataGCACGAGGATCCATATCATTCCTTCGTTAAACCCTGATGGTGCTGATTTGGCCAAAGAAGGAGTTTGCTCCGGTAAACCTGATAATGCTAATGGCATCGATCTGTCCACAAGTTTTCCAACATTGA ATGATGTTTACTATGGTCAAGTGGACTTCACGAATAGCAGCGGTCAATTACAGCCAGAGATAATGGCGTTGTTAAGCCTGTCATCCAAGAATCCATTCCTTCTATCCATTGCATTCCAGGGCGCTACGTTAGTCGCCGCCTATCCTTATTTCGCTCCGTTTAATGATACAG ATGGATCACTGAGCCATCCTACTGCcgatgatgaaatattgaaatcgaTCGCTGCGTCTTACGCTAACAAACACCCGACAATGAACCTCGGTAAACCGAGCTGCCCTCAACAACcag GACAATCATTTAAAGGTGGTATTGTGAATGGAGCCGAATGGGAATCAGAGACTGGGACTTTACAG GATTTTATGTACCAGATGTACGGAACATTACCTATTGCCATTGCTCCCGATTGTTGCGCATACCCGAAAAGTAATTCTCTTCCTCGTATTTGGAACATGCATAAAGCATCGTTAATTACGATGTTGAAACAG GCACATCGTGGTATCAAAGGTATCGTGAAAGACAAGAAAGGAAATGCTTTAAGAGGGGCTCACGTGCGCTTCGAGGGTGTTAAAAAAGATGCGAAAACGTCAACTCAAGGTGATTACTGGAAGTACGTGTTGCCTGGCACGTACAAAGTGACGGCTGCATTATTTGGATACGGTCCTGTTAGCAAG accGTAGAAGTCAAGGCTGGTCACGTTGTTCATTTAGATTTCATGTTGGAAATTGATTCTTTTATTCTTGGAACTGGACCTATCGTTGTGTTAGCAGTATCAG TTACAGCGTTGATGTTGGTTGTCGTATTACTGGTGATTTTGACGATGGTGCGACGATGGGGCGCTCAGCCGGTAACGTACAAACAGCTGAACACGAACGGTTACCCCGACGAAGCGAACGGAATAAACGGCGGCCAGAAAAAGTCGCTCCTGACGAACGAATATCACGACGATTCGAGTTCAGAGGACGACGTTTACTTCAGTCGACGATCATGA
- the LOC141898576 gene encoding carboxypeptidase D-like isoform X2 — protein MLPKKMQTVISASRVYSCSCSVRPLVYIFVTLWLISSQTTNSKNIADTAIDTSHYHHYDELTRLLKSYAVKHATIAKLHTIGKSSRGRELWAIQITDNINTVEAGEPMFKYVGNMHGNEVISRQILIYLIQHLLDNYEHDPAVKDLVDSTNIYIMPSMNPDGFETATVGDCTGVRGRRNGQNVDLNRNFPDQYENNSRKVYAPETVAMMNWITRNKFVLSANLHGGSVVASYPYDDSKSHEESGYYSPAPDDAVFKHLATVYSQNHRTMHTEVECFRGEKFKGGITNGAHWYDVPGGMQDFNYLHSNCMEITIELSCCKYPLPGNLTTEWRNNKPALLAYMHEVHKGVKGYVVDSTNQNPIENATISVKGINHKLLTASHGDYWRILVPGTYEITASKNGYDSVTKNVEVKSGKAVEINFKLNSKLNNSNVRGSSAVNVGEQVADAATKKFIASLKNVSDYSHHERLKLIEPTVFKHHNHAEMMAFMKKYHEKCPTISRLYSVGKSVVGRNLEVFEISSHPGKHEPGEPEFKYVGNMHGNEVVGREVLLLLIQTLCENYGKNDFITYLIDHTRIHIMPSMNPDGHEIAQVGDVQGEYGRANQNGVDLNRNFPDRFPAVARHALEPETKAVMNWMKSIPFVLSANLHGGSLVANYPYDDTESGTSVYAKCPDDKTFQILAESYSLAHSKMHGGKPCPNLFPNEYFTDGITNGAKWYSIHGSMQDWNYLHTNCFEVTLELGCVKYPLAKDMQKYWNANKYSLLVFMGQIHKGVKGFVMSLTTGKGIPEAEVRVKGINHVISSAKDGDYWRLLAPGIYEITASALGYQSVTHKVNVTDKGAVQVNFTLEKDTSLIAWSEHHDFNITENLQFKYTQYQSALVELDHLAKQNPTIFKYSVLGKSSSSTNDISLFELAENVNSVEDKVERAHVGIIGGLNDEVFGYEMIVRLVRHFATGYSKRSEEILDMLNKTHLYLIPLANPDITNKLTQGNCSSHSNKFNGLKNLFDKQTKVALPKEYNVLVKFLNDYPLHMVVSLEAGALAMRIPYDQKQRNSFGKSTSSTDDDAVFEMLAQTYVDRHPNMKSGGRCNVKPAKGGIFHGANHQPLSNSVMDFMYIKNDCFMLAAHISCCNYPSGSHLPYIWNENLLSLKQIIKKSQQAVKGQILDERGFPLNKAVLKLGNREHNVTVNKFGEYYRILTKGDHLINIVADGYNPLVKKVEIEADESTQLNTRLSKEINMMSYHNYTQMTKLLYKIYKTHEKIVDLRSLGKSVKGNEIWSVEISSRPGIHETGEPEIQFVGNVRGDEVVGREILLQFIDYLTSNYNKDDEITALIDSTRIHIIPSLNPDGADLAKEGVCSGKPDNANGIDLSTSFPTLNDVYYGQVDFTNSSGQLQPEIMALLSLSSKNPFLLSIAFQGATLVAAYPYFAPFNDTDGSLSHPTADDEILKSIAASYANKHPTMNLGKPSCPQQPGQSFKGGIVNGAEWESETGTLQDFMYQMYGTLPIAIAPDCCAYPKSNSLPRIWNMHKASLITMLKQAHRGIKGIVKDKKGNALRGAHVRFEGVKKDAKTSTQGDYWKYVLPGTYKVTAALFGYGPVSKTVEVKAGHVVHLDFMLEIDSFILGTGPIVVLAVSALMLVVVLLVILTMVRRWGAQPVTYKQLNTNGYPDEANGINGGQKKSLLTNEYHDDSSSEDDVYFSRRS, from the exons ATGCTGCCAAAAAAAATGCAGACAGTGATCTCAGCATCCAGAGTGTACAGTTGTAGTTGCAGTGTTCGGCCTcttgtgtatatatttgtaactTTGTGGCTGATTTCCAGTCAAACTACGAACAGTAAGAATATCGCAGATACAGCTATCGACACTTCGCACTACCATCATTACGACGAGTTAACGCGACTTTTAAAATCGTACGCCGTGAAACACGCGACGATCGCCAAGCTACACACGATCGGTAAAAGCAGCCGAGGTCGCGAATTATGGGCGATTCAAATAACGGACAATATAAATACGGTGGAAGCCGGTGAACCGATGTTTAAATACGTCGGAAATATGCACGGAAACGAGGTGATCTCTCGGCAGATTCTGATTTATCTCATCCAGCATTTATTGGATAACTACGAACACGATCCGGCCGTGAAAGATTTAGTCGATTCGACGAATATTTATATAATGCCGTCGATGAATCCGGACGGTTTCGAAACGGCCACCGTCGGAGATTGCACCGGCGTTCGCGGCCGGCGCAACGGACAAAACGTCGATTTGAACCGTAATTTCCCCGATCAGTACGAGAATAATTCGCGAAAAGTTTACGCGCCCGAAACGGTAGCCATGATGAATTGGATTACGCGTAATAAGTTTGTGTTATCGGCGAATCTTCACGGAGGTAGCGTAGTCGCTAGTTATCCGTACGACGATTCGAAATCGCACGAGGAATCCGGTTATTACAGCCCCGCTCCTGACGACGCCGTTTTTAAGCATCTGGCGACGGTTTATTCGCAGAATCACCGGACGATGCACACCGAGGTGGAATGTTTTAGAGGAGAAAAGTTTAAAGGTGGAATTACGAATGGCGCGCATTGGTATGATGTACCAG GTGGTATGCAAGACTTCAATTATCTGCACAGTAACTGTATGGAGATTACTATCGAGTTATCGTGTTGTAAATATCCTTTGCCCGGTAATCTTACTACCGAATGGCGTAACAACAAACCTGCGCTCCTGGCCTACATGCACGAA GTTCACAAAGGTGTTAAAGGTTATGTAGTTGATTCAACAAATCAGAATCCTATAGAAAATGCCACGATCTCGGTGAAAGGAATCAATCACAAACTTTTGACGGCCTCGCACGGGGATTACTGGCGTATTTTAGTTCCTGGTACTTACGAAATAACCGCCTCTAAAAATGG gtATGACAGCGTGACGAAGAATGTTGAAGTTAAATCAGGAAAAGCggttgaaataaatttcaaactgAATTCGAAACTGAATAATTCTAATGTACGAGGATCATCAGCAGTCAACGTGGG AGAACAAGTTGCTGATGCGGCTACTAAGAAATTCATTGCTTCTCTGAAAAATGTTTCCGATTATTCGCACCACGAAAGACTCAAGTTGATCGAGCCTACCGTATTCAAACACCATAACCACGCAGAAATGATGGCGTTCATGAAAAAATACCACGAAAAATGTCCGACAATATCGCGACTTTATTCGGTCGGAAAGTCAGTCGTTGGACGCAATTTAGAAGTGTTCGAAATATCCAGCCATCCCGGCAAACATGAACCAG GTGAACCAGAGTTTAAATACGTCGGAAATATGCACGGCAACGAAGTGGTCGGTCGCGAAGTCTTACTCTTACTGATCCAAACTTTGTGTGAGAATTAcggaaaaaatgatttcattacgTATTTAATCGACCACACGCGCATTCATATAATGCCGAGCATGAACCCGGACGGGCACGAGATCGCGCAGGTCGGCGACGTTCAAGGCGAATACGGCCGCGCGAATCAGAACGGCGTCGATTTGAATCGTAATTTTCCCGACCGGTTTCCGGCGGTCGCTCGACACGCCCTCGAACCCGAAACTAAGGCCGTCATGAACTGGATGAAATCGATTCCGTTTGTTTTATCAGCGAATCTCCACGGCGGATCGCTCGTCGCCAATTATCCGTACGACGATACCGAATCGGGAACCAGCGTGTACGCTAAATGTCCCGACGATAAAACCTTTCAAATTTTAGCTGAATCTTATTCACTG GCTCATTCCAAAATGCATGGTGGTAAACCCTGTCCGAACCTTTTTCCAAATGAATACTTCACTGACGGCATTACTAACGGAGCTAAGTGGTACAGCATACATG GCAGTATGCAGGACTGGAATTATCTGCATACAAATTGCTTCGAGGTGACTCTTGAACTCGGCTGCGTCAAATACCCACTCGCGAAAGATATGCAGAAATACTGGAACGCGAATAAGTACTCGTTGCTCGTATTCATGGGTCAGATTCATAAAGGAGTGAAAGGGTTCGTGATGTCGCTGACCACTGGCAAGGGAATACCGGAAGCCGAAGTACGGGTTAAAGGAATTAATCATGTAATCAGCTCGGCAAAAGATGGGGATTATTGGAGGTTATTAGCTCCTGGTATTTATGAAATCACTGCCTCTGCACTTGG GTATCAAAGCGTCACTCATAAAGTGAATGTGACGGACAAAGGCGCGGTACAAGTGAACTTCACGCTAGAAAAAGATACGTCGTTAATTGCCTGGTCAGAACACCACGATTTCAACATCACCGAAAATCTTCAATTCAAATACACGCAATATCAGTCAGCGCTCGTAGAATTGGATCATCTCGCCAAACAGAACCCgacgatattcaaatattcagtACTCGGAAAATCTTCGTCGTCGACGAATGATATTTCGCTGTTTGAATTAGCGGAGAATGTGAATTCGGTTGAGGATAAAGTCGAACGTGCGCATGTAGGAATTATTGGTGGATTGAACGATGAGGTTTTCGGATATGAGATGATTGTTAGACTCGTACGACATTTTGCCACAG GTTACTCCAAACGTTCCGAAGAAATTCTGGACATGTTGAATAAAACTCATTTATATCTGATACCGTTGGCAAACCCAGATATAACGAATAAACTGACCCAGGGTAATTGTAGCAGTCATTCGAACAAATTCAACGGACTGAAAAATCTGTTCGACAAGCAAACTAAG GTTGCGCTTCCAAAAGAATATAATGTACTTGTGAAGTTCCTGAATGACTATCCACTGCATATGGTAGTTAGTCTGGAGGCCGGGGCTCTGGCAATGAG AATTCCCTACGATCAGAAACAAAGAAACTCGTTCGGTAAATCGACGTCAAGCACCGATGATGACGCTGTTTTTGAAATGCTCGCTCAGACGTACGTCGATAGACATCCGAACATGAAATCCGGCGGTCGATGCAATGTTAAACCGGCTAAGGGAGGAATATTCCACGGAGCCAATCACCAACCGCTTTCAAATTCAGTCATGGATTTCATGTACATAAAGAATGACTGTTTCATG TTAGCAGCCCATATTTCGTGCTGTAACTATCCAAGTGGCTCGCACTTGCCGTATATATGGAATGAGAATTTACTGTCGCTGAAACAGATCATCAAAAAGTCGCAACAAG CGGTAAAAGGACAGATATTAGATGAGAGAGGATTCCCGTTGAATAAAGCCGTATTAAAACTGGGTAATCGTGAACATAACGTAACGGTGAATAAATTTGGAGAGTACTATCGCATCTTGACGAAAGGCGATCATCTTATAAATATCGTAGCAGATG GTTATAATCCGCTCGTGAAAAAAGTCGAAATCGAAGCGGACGAAAGTACACAGCTCAACACTCGACTTTCTAAAGAGATTAATATGATGTCTTACCACAATTACACGCAGATGACTAAACTTCTGTATAAGATATACAAAACGCATGAAAAGATCGTTGATCTGAGAAG TCTCGGGAAATCAGTAAAAGGTAATGAAATATGGTCCGTAGAAATCAGCAGTCGTCCGGGAATACACGAGACCGGAGAGCCGGAAATACAGTTCGTCGGTAATGTTCGCGGCGATGAAGTCGTCGGTCGCGAGATTCTACTGCAGTTCATCGATTATCTCACTTCGAACTACAAcaaagatgatgaaataacAGCA ttgattgataGCACGAGGATCCATATCATTCCTTCGTTAAACCCTGATGGTGCTGATTTGGCCAAAGAAGGAGTTTGCTCCGGTAAACCTGATAATGCTAATGGCATCGATCTGTCCACAAGTTTTCCAACATTGA ATGATGTTTACTATGGTCAAGTGGACTTCACGAATAGCAGCGGTCAATTACAGCCAGAGATAATGGCGTTGTTAAGCCTGTCATCCAAGAATCCATTCCTTCTATCCATTGCATTCCAGGGCGCTACGTTAGTCGCCGCCTATCCTTATTTCGCTCCGTTTAATGATACAG ATGGATCACTGAGCCATCCTACTGCcgatgatgaaatattgaaatcgaTCGCTGCGTCTTACGCTAACAAACACCCGACAATGAACCTCGGTAAACCGAGCTGCCCTCAACAACcag GACAATCATTTAAAGGTGGTATTGTGAATGGAGCCGAATGGGAATCAGAGACTGGGACTTTACAG GATTTTATGTACCAGATGTACGGAACATTACCTATTGCCATTGCTCCCGATTGTTGCGCATACCCGAAAAGTAATTCTCTTCCTCGTATTTGGAACATGCATAAAGCATCGTTAATTACGATGTTGAAACAG GCACATCGTGGTATCAAAGGTATCGTGAAAGACAAGAAAGGAAATGCTTTAAGAGGGGCTCACGTGCGCTTCGAGGGTGTTAAAAAAGATGCGAAAACGTCAACTCAAGGTGATTACTGGAAGTACGTGTTGCCTGGCACGTACAAAGTGACGGCTGCATTATTTGGATACGGTCCTGTTAGCAAG accGTAGAAGTCAAGGCTGGTCACGTTGTTCATTTAGATTTCATGTTGGAAATTGATTCTTTTATTCTTGGAACTGGACCTATCGTTGTGTTAGCAGTATCAG CGTTGATGTTGGTTGTCGTATTACTGGTGATTTTGACGATGGTGCGACGATGGGGCGCTCAGCCGGTAACGTACAAACAGCTGAACACGAACGGTTACCCCGACGAAGCGAACGGAATAAACGGCGGCCAGAAAAAGTCGCTCCTGACGAACGAATATCACGACGATTCGAGTTCAGAGGACGACGTTTACTTCAGTCGACGATCATGA